Proteins encoded together in one Amphritea japonica ATCC BAA-1530 window:
- a CDS encoding Rho-binding antiterminator translates to MSEYIPIQCGLHDSYELACIRNLVDKVIWRGDDGQIHRHKLRFLTIEIKDGGEYLVAADQDGIPFHIRLDRIESMPPGHQKA, encoded by the coding sequence ATGAGTGAATATATTCCGATCCAATGCGGACTCCATGACAGTTACGAACTGGCCTGTATCCGCAACTTGGTAGACAAGGTGATCTGGCGGGGTGATGACGGCCAGATACATCGGCATAAACTCCGCTTTCTCACCATCGAGATCAAAGATGGCGGAGAGTATCTGGTCGCCGCCGACCAGGACGGTATACCCTTTCATATCCGCCTTGACCGTATTGAATCAATGCCGCCGGGCCACCAAAAAGCCTAA
- a CDS encoding (2Fe-2S)-binding protein, whose product MDTTAHPVKLDSDDMTVCPCRYIRKQAFIETVRKHNLKTIEEVRAATFINTSCGCCYETVKSLLDELNSTAESSSH is encoded by the coding sequence ATGGATACTACCGCACACCCGGTAAAACTGGACAGTGATGACATGACCGTCTGCCCCTGTCGCTATATTCGCAAGCAAGCCTTTATTGAAACCGTTCGCAAACACAACCTGAAGACCATTGAAGAGGTGCGCGCAGCCACCTTCATCAATACGTCCTGCGGTTGTTGCTATGAAACGGTGAAATCACTTCTGGATGAACTCAACAGCACCGCAGAAAGCAGTAGTCACTGA